A single genomic interval of Anopheles marshallii chromosome 2, idAnoMarsDA_429_01, whole genome shotgun sequence harbors:
- the LOC128718561 gene encoding protein GUCD1, whose product MHTRSVPSVKSITHPEGAIPDTIHTFAHSPQVRNRLLLGPISNHLRLHSIPDVPSYVPDILEHPIVHFSQRSDWDCGLACILMILDRRQRQTFLSQFQQICDEGQFGKSTWTIDLCYVLKDFNIPHKYLTKTIGANPNHRVNDYYKSYTLDMLRVNNKFRYAEQNGVDVKQCTVNYRFLIDHLGTYGNIILLISASLLYCDLCKFNKLPCEIRSCLSITPSYMGHYIVLCGYNKRLQKFMYRNPACKDKVCYIPYQALDKARKANGTDEDIILLYDKPT is encoded by the exons ATGCATACGCGAAGTGTGCCCTCCGTAAAATCCATTACTCACCCTGAAGGAGCGATTCCCGATACGATACACACCTTCGCCCATTCTCCTCAG GTGCGTAACAGGTTGCTGCTTGGCCCTATTTCTAACCACCTTCGACTACATTCTATTCCAGACGTTCCAAGCTACGTTCCGGATATACTCGAACATCCGATCGTACACTTCAGCCAGCGCTCCGATTGGGACTGTGGGTTGGCGTGCATTTTAATGATACTGGATCGTAGACAGCGGCAAACGTTTCTGTCACAGTTCCAGCAAATCTGTGACGAGGGCCAGTTCGGGAAAAG cacatGGACAATCGATTTGTGTTACGTTCTGAAGGATTTCAATATCCCGCACAAATACCTTACGAAAACGATCGGTGCGAACCCGAACCATCGGGTAAACGATTACTACAAATCCTACACACTG GATATGCTAAGGGTAAATAACAAATTTCGTTATGCCGAGCAGAACGGGGTGGATGTGAAGCAGTGCACCGTCAACTATCGGTTTCTGATCGACCACCTGGGAACGTATGGCAACATCATACTGCTCATCAGTGCCTCACTGTTGTACTGCGACCTGTGTAAATTCAACAAGCTGCCTTGCGAGATACG CTCTTGCCTAAGCATTACGCCCAGCTACATGGGCCATTACATAGTGCTCTGTGGGTACAATAAGCGGCTCCAAAAGTTCATGTACCGCAATCCAGCCTGCAAAGACA AGGTATGCTACATTCCGTATCAAGCATTAGACAAAGCGCGCAAAGCGAACGGTACCGATGAGGACATCATCCTACTGTATGACAAACCAACATGA